A genome region from Tenebrio molitor chromosome 4, icTenMoli1.1, whole genome shotgun sequence includes the following:
- the fabp gene encoding fatty acid-binding protein, muscle isoform X3: MALSGSLGKKYKLDKSEKFDEYMKALGVGLVTRKMGNAVSPVAELNKDGDEYTLTSTSTFKNVVLKFKPGVEFDQETPDGRKVKSVITVEGNTLHEVQKDPNGGKETVIDRTFTDDEIKMVMTVDDITATRVYKLQA, encoded by the exons ATGGCTCTGAGCGGCTCCCTCGGCAAAAAGTACAAGCTAGATAAAAGCGAAAAGTTCGACGAGTACATGAAGGCCCTCG GAGTGGGTCTGGTCACCCGCAAGATGGGCAACGCCGTCTCCCCGGTGGCGGAGTTGAACAAGGACGGCGACGAGTACACCCTCACCTCCACCTCCACGTTCAAGAACGTGGTGCTCAAGTTTAAACCGGGGGTGGAGTTCGACCAGGAGACTCCCGACGGCAGGAAAGTCAAAAGTGTCATCACCGTCGAGGGGAATACACTACATGAGGTGCAGAAGGACCCCAACGGCGGCAAGGAGACCGTCATCGACAGGACCTTCACCGACGACGAGATCAAGATG GTGATGACCGTCGACGACATCACCGCCACCAGGGTCTACAAGCTGCAAGCCTAA